A single region of the Anaerostipes rhamnosivorans genome encodes:
- a CDS encoding LemA family protein, translating into MAALIIIIVIIAVLAIWLVGSYNGFITLRNKTEEAYSAMDVSLKKRYDLIPNYVETVKGYAKHESGTLEKVVSARNMAMSASNPEERLANENVLTGALRSLFAVAEAYPDLKANQNFLQLQEQLQRIEEEIAGSRRYYNGVVNKYNTKAEMFPGNIVAGIFKFRRKPLYEISDEAERENVKVSF; encoded by the coding sequence ATGGCAGCATTAATCATTATTATAGTAATTATTGCGGTACTGGCAATTTGGCTGGTAGGCTCGTATAACGGATTTATCACTTTAAGAAACAAAACCGAAGAGGCATACTCTGCGATGGACGTTTCTCTGAAGAAAAGGTACGATCTGATCCCAAACTACGTGGAGACTGTCAAAGGTTATGCGAAGCATGAATCAGGAACACTGGAAAAGGTAGTGTCCGCCAGAAATATGGCAATGAGCGCCTCCAATCCGGAAGAGCGTCTGGCCAATGAAAATGTCTTGACAGGAGCACTGCGTTCCTTATTTGCAGTTGCGGAGGCTTATCCTGATCTGAAGGCCAACCAGAACTTCCTTCAGCTGCAGGAACAGCTTCAGAGGATCGAGGAGGAGATCGCAGGATCCAGAAGATACTACAACGGCGTTGTCAACAAGTACAACACCAAGGCAGAAATGTTCCCTGGCAATATCGTAGCAGGTATCTTTAAGTTTAGGAGAAAACCATTATACGAAATCAGTGATGAGGCAGAACGGGAGAATGTAAAAGTTTCTTTTTAA
- a CDS encoding NADH peroxidase, with translation MKKWVCTVCGYVHEGETAPEKCPTCGVPAEKFKEQTGDREWAAEHVVGVAQGASEDIMADLRANFEGECSEVGMYLAMSRVAHREGYPEIGLYWEKAALEEAEHASKFAELLGEVVTDSTKKNLEMRVEAENGATAGKFDLAKRAKAANLDAIHDTVHEMARDEARHGKAFEGLLKRYFG, from the coding sequence TCACGAGGGAGAAACAGCACCAGAGAAATGTCCAACATGTGGAGTTCCTGCAGAGAAGTTCAAAGAGCAGACAGGAGACAGAGAATGGGCAGCTGAGCATGTAGTCGGAGTGGCACAGGGAGCCAGCGAGGACATCATGGCAGACTTAAGAGCAAACTTTGAAGGAGAATGCTCTGAAGTAGGTATGTACCTTGCAATGAGCCGTGTGGCACATAGAGAAGGATATCCGGAGATCGGATTATACTGGGAAAAAGCAGCATTAGAAGAAGCAGAGCATGCATCAAAGTTTGCTGAACTGCTTGGAGAAGTCGTAACAGACAGCACAAAGAAAAACCTTGAGATGAGAGTAGAAGCAGAGAATGGTGCTACAGCAGGAAAGTTTGACCTTGCAAAGAGAGCAAAGGCAGCGAACTTAGATGCGATCCATGACACCGTTCATGAGATGGCAAGGGATGAAGCCCGCCATGGAAAAGCCTTTGAAGGCCTGTTAAAGAGATACTTCGGGTAG